Proteins encoded by one window of Bacteroidales bacterium:
- a CDS encoding helix-turn-helix transcriptional regulator, giving the protein MKIYIKYMVSIRCKMLVKSELEKLGLQFGVVDLGVVDIKGSLTDEQHATLKSALLKSGLELMDDKRSILIDRIKSLIVEMIHYSDEMPKVKNSEYISEKLNMDYTYLTNLFSEVTGVTIEQYIINHKIEKIKEFLLYDELSITEISYRLNYSSVAHLSNQFKKATGLTPSYFKLLKGKRVEAGNV; this is encoded by the coding sequence ATGAAGATATATATCAAATATATGGTCTCAATCCGATGCAAAATGCTGGTGAAATCGGAGTTGGAGAAACTGGGACTGCAATTTGGTGTAGTAGATTTAGGTGTTGTGGATATAAAGGGTTCATTAACTGATGAACAACATGCTACACTGAAATCTGCCTTGTTGAAATCCGGTCTCGAATTGATGGATGACAAAAGATCGATTCTTATTGACAGGATAAAAAGCCTGATTGTTGAAATGATTCACTATTCGGATGAGATGCCAAAGGTGAAAAATTCTGAATATATCAGTGAAAAGCTGAACATGGATTATACCTATCTCACTAATCTGTTTTCAGAAGTAACGGGTGTTACTATCGAACAATATATTATTAATCATAAAATTGAAAAGATTAAAGAATTTTTGCTCTACGATGAATTGAGTATTACTGAAATTTCATATCGACTGAATTATAGCAGTGTTGCACATCTTTCCAATCAGTTTAAAAAAGCAACAGGCCTGACTCCTTCTTATTTCAAATTGCTTAAAGGCAAGAGAGTTGAAGCAGGAAATGTGTGA